From a single Dysidea avara chromosome 14, odDysAvar1.4, whole genome shotgun sequence genomic region:
- the LOC136244855 gene encoding uncharacterized protein: protein MTLNCYNIIDGTAIDYMHCVLLGITKLLLSLWFSSEHSRDQFYIGRSASRVDKRLEEIQPPSCITRKPRSISKHMKYFKASEFKSFLLYYSLPLLSGILPQQYWDHHALLVIAIYNLLQHSVSPHQLDLCQTLLTKHCYQFSRLYSERYMTANVHLLLHLPDNVRQLGPLWAYSCFSFEGQNGILKNLVHGTQQVDKQIISTYSYIRSLLLAAANFSDRTCEQHFEAFKQLYFKHNMPEQRCKVLENVYLLGKPTRTNVTETELLALSTYGLNQTCKYLRIIFHGFQIQSFQWKINVQKRNNSAVAYRPDRGGLEYGLVQGFFVVEEGSSPKVYVTLTKLLKHDSVQLQMQSHPHWQIPHITACVPPTSSSLTIAIPLEHILSPCVYISFSDVQCVYLAIIVNLLEKD from the coding sequence ATGACTTTAAACTGCTATAACATCATAGATGGTACTGCTATTGATTACATGCATTGTGTCTTATTGGGAATCACTAAATTATTGTTGTCACTTTGGTTTAGCTCAGAGCATTCTAGGGATCAGTTTTACATTGGGAGAAGTGCATCAAGAGTCGACAAACGTTTAGAAGAAATACAACCACCATCATGTATAACTCGCAAGCCACGTTCCATCTCTAAACATATGAAGTATTTTAAAGCATCAGAATTTAAATCATTTTTACTGTATTACTCTCTGCCACTCTTGTCAGGTATATTGCCACAGCAATATTGGGATCACCATGCTTTATTAGTCATTGCCATCTACAATCTCCTACAACATTCTGTGTCTCCACACCAGCTAGATCTCTGTCAGACATTGTTAACTAAACACTGTTATCAGTTTTCCCGCCTTTACAGTGAACGTTACATGACAGCCAATGTCCATTTGCTGCTTCATTTACCAGATAATGTACGACAACTGGGCCCACTGTGGGCATACTCATGCTTTTCATTTGAAGGCCAGAATGGAATTCTGAAGAATTTAGTACATGGAACCCAACAAGTAGATAAGCAGATAATATCTACATATTCATATATACGGAGCTTGCTGTTAGCTGCCGCCAATTTTAGTGACAGAACATGTGAGCAACATTTTGAAGCTTTTAAACAGCTTTACTTCAAGCACAATATGCCTGAGCAACGTTGTAAAGTACTAGAGAATGTTTATCTGCTTGGTAAACCTACCAGAACTAATGTAACAGAGACAGAATTGCTAGCGTTGTCTACATATGGGTTGAATCAGACATGTAAATATCTACGAATAATATTTCATGGATTTCAAATCCAAAGTTTTCAATGGAAAATAAATGTTCAAAAACGCAACAATTCTGCAGTTGCATATAGACCAGACCGTGGAGGCCTAGAATATGGCTTAGTTCAGGGATTTTTTGTGGTTGAAGAGGGCTCTTCCCCAAAAGTTTATGTAACTCTAACTAAACTGCTAAAGCATGATAGTGTTCAATTACAAATGCAAAGTCATCCTCATTGGCAAATTCCACATATTACTGCATGTGTACCACCCACTTCATCTTCACTGACGATTGCTATTCCTTTAGAACACATACTTAGTCCATGTGTATATATTTCCTTTAGTGACGTACAGTGTGTTTATTTAGCTATAATTGTAAACTTACTTGAAAAAGACTAG